Proteins from a single region of Companilactobacillus farciminis KCTC 3681 = DSM 20184:
- a CDS encoding metallophosphoesterase family protein: MKKVAIISDIHGNLTAFQQVIKDAEKQRVDEYWFLGDLLMPGPGAESILELLNQINTTHFIRGNWDDFLFENILGISKDYINEPQTTYMVELIKYVKSHLDSKYVQQVQQWPISKNIHFEGLNILLTHNHPQKNYGHELLPYEDQANFDKLLFNEPYDLAIYAHVHHQLLRTSSNGQLVINPGSIGQPYTDWKKFRADRRAQYAVLSFNQGLVDVNFRKVAYSIDDELKIAEANDLPFRELYQRLFAEGITFTHDNDALNEQIEKHNYKSDALEYLKKLESSKDL, from the coding sequence ATGAAAAAAGTAGCAATTATTTCAGACATCCACGGCAATCTCACCGCCTTTCAGCAAGTCATTAAAGATGCCGAAAAGCAAAGGGTAGATGAATATTGGTTTTTAGGCGACCTACTCATGCCCGGACCTGGTGCAGAATCAATTTTGGAGCTACTCAATCAAATCAATACTACCCATTTTATTCGTGGAAATTGGGACGACTTCCTATTTGAGAATATTCTGGGCATCAGCAAAGACTATATCAATGAGCCCCAAACCACCTATATGGTTGAATTGATCAAGTACGTAAAGAGTCACCTCGATTCTAAGTACGTTCAACAAGTTCAACAATGGCCTATTTCAAAAAATATTCATTTTGAGGGCCTAAATATCCTTTTGACGCACAACCATCCTCAAAAAAATTATGGACACGAATTGTTGCCATATGAGGATCAAGCTAACTTTGATAAACTGCTGTTTAATGAACCTTATGACTTAGCTATTTATGCTCACGTGCATCATCAACTGCTGAGAACTAGCAGCAATGGTCAATTGGTTATCAATCCTGGTTCAATTGGTCAACCGTACACTGACTGGAAAAAGTTCCGTGCTGACAGACGCGCTCAGTATGCAGTTTTGAGTTTTAATCAAGGACTTGTTGATGTAAACTTCAGAAAAGTCGCATACTCAATTGACGATGAATTAAAAATTGCTGAAGCAAATGATTTACCATTTCGTGAGTTGTATCAACGACTATTTGCTGAAGGCATAACTTTTACGCATGATAATGATGCTTTAAATGAACAGATTGAAAAACATAATTATAAATCTGATGCACTCGAATATTTGAAGAAATTGGAATCTTCTAAAGATCTTTAA
- a CDS encoding methylated-DNA--[protein]-cysteine S-methyltransferase, with translation MKTLYCHQFKLVGHTYLLAATAKGLAFVGSADKDLKELSDFYPEVQLIDDESKLTKIATELKAYLAGKLEKFDVELDVSGTAFQESVWKALEQIPYGQTRNYTQIAEEIHKPKAVRAVGSAIGKNPVLMVIPCHRVITKAGKVGQYRGGAVMKEHLLDLESHLK, from the coding sequence ATGAAAACCTTGTATTGTCACCAATTCAAACTCGTAGGGCATACTTATTTATTGGCCGCCACTGCAAAGGGATTAGCCTTTGTCGGTTCAGCAGATAAAGACTTAAAAGAACTGTCAGATTTTTATCCAGAGGTGCAATTAATCGATGATGAATCAAAACTAACCAAAATCGCCACTGAATTAAAAGCATACTTGGCAGGTAAGCTTGAAAAATTTGATGTGGAGTTAGATGTTTCGGGAACTGCCTTTCAAGAAAGTGTTTGGAAAGCTTTGGAACAGATTCCTTATGGACAAACTAGAAACTATACACAAATTGCTGAAGAGATTCATAAGCCAAAAGCAGTTCGAGCGGTCGGCAGTGCTATCGGCAAGAATCCTGTCTTAATGGTTATTCCTTGCCATCGAGTAATAACTAAAGCAGGAAAAGTCGGCCAATATCGTGGTGGAGCTGTCATGAAAGAGCATTTATTGGATTTGGAAAGTCATCTCAAATAG
- a CDS encoding ABC transporter ATP-binding protein has product MFNSVISMQGIVKKFGRQTVLKQVDFQIPGGRIIGLIGPSGAGKSTIIKIILGMEVPDRGSTTVFNQKMPNRKLLGKIGYMAQSDALYEQLTGQENLQFYADMKALKNSKKFIEHVASVVELTKDLNKRVSGYSGGMKRRLSLAIAMLGNNDILILDEPTVGVDPALRRKIWWELQNLRNQGKTILVTTHVMDEAQLCDDVALLLDGRIIAYNDPLSLEQIYQVNSIEEVFLKAEGLNNANNSYR; this is encoded by the coding sequence ATGTTCAACAGCGTTATTTCAATGCAAGGAATCGTCAAAAAATTTGGCCGGCAAACAGTTTTGAAGCAAGTTGATTTTCAAATACCAGGAGGACGTATTATTGGTTTGATTGGACCGTCTGGAGCTGGGAAGTCGACCATTATCAAGATAATTTTGGGCATGGAAGTCCCTGATAGAGGGTCTACGACAGTCTTTAATCAGAAAATGCCCAATCGTAAATTACTAGGAAAAATCGGCTATATGGCACAATCTGATGCTTTATATGAGCAACTGACTGGGCAAGAAAACTTGCAGTTTTATGCTGACATGAAAGCTTTGAAAAATTCGAAGAAATTTATTGAGCACGTCGCCTCAGTCGTTGAATTGACTAAAGATTTGAACAAACGAGTCAGTGGCTACTCTGGAGGGATGAAACGTAGACTCTCCTTAGCAATTGCGATGTTAGGCAATAATGATATTTTGATTTTGGATGAGCCAACAGTCGGAGTTGATCCAGCTTTGAGAAGAAAAATCTGGTGGGAACTACAAAATTTGCGTAACCAAGGCAAAACGATTCTGGTAACGACTCACGTAATGGATGAAGCCCAGTTGTGCGACGATGTAGCATTATTGCTCGACGGACGGATCATTGCCTATAACGACCCGCTGAGTTTGGAACAAATCTATCAAGTCAATTCGATCGAAGAAGTATTTTTGAAGGCGGAGGGTTTGAATAATGCGAACAATAGCTATCGCTAA
- a CDS encoding ABC transporter permease — translation MRTIAIAKRVTKELLRDKRTLMLMFLAPIFILFLMKLVFSVNSTTDVKVATVNVNENLITQLDKTSHLTTKKYDSTKKAKEALSDQKVDAIVQSKGADFQVTYANIDASKTKAVKSAFKMSLLANSMQEMKRVLKPLGAQVSQPKIHQKYEYGNSDTNFFDKIVPILMGFFVFFFVFLISGMALLNERTSGTLNRLLATPVKRSEIVFGYMLSYGVLAILQTLLVVLFTVWMLKVEVVGSIFYVILINFVLALVALAFGILMSTFAKSEFQMMQFIPLIIVPQIFFSGIIPLDTMAKGVQAISYVLPLKYAGDALSGVVMSGDGFIKILPEIGILLLFLVILTILNIQGLKKYRKV, via the coding sequence ATGCGAACAATAGCTATCGCTAAACGAGTTACTAAAGAATTATTGCGAGATAAAAGGACCTTGATGTTGATGTTTTTAGCACCGATTTTTATCTTATTTTTGATGAAATTAGTTTTTTCAGTTAACTCTACGACTGACGTAAAAGTTGCTACAGTAAATGTCAATGAGAACTTAATTACGCAATTAGATAAGACTAGTCATCTAACTACTAAAAAATACGACAGTACTAAAAAGGCCAAAGAAGCGTTGTCTGATCAAAAGGTGGATGCCATCGTGCAATCTAAAGGCGCTGATTTTCAAGTAACTTATGCCAATATTGACGCTAGTAAGACTAAAGCTGTTAAGTCTGCCTTTAAAATGTCTCTGTTAGCTAATTCCATGCAGGAGATGAAACGAGTTTTAAAACCACTGGGAGCACAAGTCTCACAGCCTAAAATTCATCAAAAATATGAGTACGGCAATTCTGATACTAACTTCTTTGACAAAATAGTACCAATTTTAATGGGATTTTTCGTCTTCTTCTTTGTTTTCTTAATTTCAGGGATGGCTTTGTTGAATGAACGAACGTCTGGCACGTTGAATCGACTCTTAGCGACACCAGTAAAACGTTCAGAGATAGTCTTTGGCTATATGCTCAGCTACGGAGTTTTAGCAATCTTGCAGACGTTATTGGTCGTCTTATTTACCGTCTGGATGCTAAAAGTTGAAGTAGTCGGCAGCATTTTTTACGTAATTTTAATTAACTTCGTTTTAGCATTAGTTGCCTTAGCGTTTGGAATCTTAATGTCGACTTTTGCTAAATCGGAATTTCAGATGATGCAATTTATTCCCTTGATCATCGTGCCACAAATATTTTTCTCGGGGATTATTCCCTTAGATACGATGGCTAAAGGCGTACAAGCAATTTCGTATGTTTTACCATTGAAATATGCTGGAGATGCCTTGAGTGGCGTAGTCATGTCTGGGGACGGCTTTATCAAAATATTGCCTGAAATTGGAATCTTATTGTTATTCTTAGTAATATTGACGATTTTAAATATTCAAGGATTGAAAAAATACAGAAAGGTGTAA
- a CDS encoding MupG family TIM beta-alpha barrel fold protein: MLGFSYYLDHTLNEDDKKYLQSMQQHHFNEIFTSLHIPEDEPSQYATRLQELLEFTNDLSLHVFVDIDKHSLKNLPRDLTGFSLRLDDGFTNQEIAQLSQDGPVALNASTLSEQDITELRDFKANFKSLEAWHNFYPRPETGLDKNWFIQKNRWLKQLGLTTQAFIPGNETLRGPIYSGLPTLEHHRQQDLLASALELEKYGVDKIFIGDPRLDLTYQTKFYDYFNDRVFDLCLKANPNFPPYLVNKVLHNRPDPAAQVIRVVESRGMNALNKKIVEPLDTIPRNIGSITIDNQKYGRYMGEVQIIKTDLPMDEKVNVCGHLDQASIQLLPYFSANTAFRFNYKE; the protein is encoded by the coding sequence TTGCTCGGGTTTTCGTATTACCTCGATCATACTTTGAATGAGGATGACAAAAAGTACCTTCAAAGTATGCAGCAACACCATTTTAATGAAATATTTACTTCGCTTCACATCCCTGAAGATGAACCATCGCAATATGCCACTCGTCTACAGGAATTGCTCGAATTTACCAATGACTTGTCGTTACACGTCTTTGTAGATATCGATAAGCATTCACTTAAAAATTTGCCTCGCGATTTAACTGGCTTTTCACTGCGACTCGATGACGGCTTCACTAATCAAGAGATCGCCCAGTTATCCCAAGACGGTCCAGTAGCTTTAAACGCTAGCACTTTAAGTGAACAAGATATTACCGAATTAAGAGACTTCAAGGCTAATTTCAAAAGCTTAGAAGCTTGGCACAATTTTTATCCTCGTCCTGAAACTGGCTTAGATAAAAACTGGTTTATTCAAAAAAATCGCTGGTTAAAGCAATTAGGCTTGACTACTCAGGCCTTTATCCCTGGTAATGAAACTTTGCGGGGACCAATTTATTCTGGATTGCCAACTCTAGAACACCACCGCCAACAAGATTTATTAGCTTCCGCATTGGAACTAGAAAAATACGGTGTCGACAAGATCTTCATTGGTGACCCAAGGTTGGATTTGACTTACCAGACGAAATTCTATGACTACTTTAATGATAGAGTTTTCGATCTATGCTTAAAAGCTAATCCAAATTTTCCACCATATCTAGTCAACAAAGTCTTGCACAATCGACCTGATCCAGCTGCTCAAGTAATCAGAGTCGTCGAGAGCCGTGGGATGAACGCTTTGAATAAAAAAATAGTTGAACCCCTCGATACCATCCCTCGAAATATTGGTTCAATTACGATCGACAATCAAAAGTACGGACGCTACATGGGAGAAGTTCAGATCATTAAAACTGACTTGCCAATGGACGAAAAAGTCAACGTCTGCGGACACCTTGATCAAGCTTCAATTCAATTGCTGCCCTACTTTAGTGCCAATACCGCCTTTAGGTTTAATTACAAGGAGTGA
- a CDS encoding YoaK family protein yields MEGKFQYPIEQRLWFACVLTMIAGSLDAYSFLFHGGVFAGLQTGNLILLGIHLGQHSLDAVIRHTLSILAFIIGTIVIRSVQLRFLIRLKPDESPQQTFLRNKRQQQLHLIVLAYEITMIILSIFLDMLGNTEIAAMFLSMAVAGELEEFRKVRGQTFTPLTMTSDLRALAEAVFDESVSHATTARQNAIQTFALMFCFIAGATLVGYTQTELSNKTILIPLVILTILALFLLVNYVKYFKKKHDF; encoded by the coding sequence ATGGAGGGAAAATTTCAATATCCAATTGAACAAAGATTGTGGTTTGCCTGTGTTTTAACAATGATTGCCGGGTCATTAGATGCCTATTCATTTCTTTTTCATGGTGGGGTATTTGCCGGATTACAGACAGGTAATTTGATCCTTCTAGGAATTCATTTAGGACAACATTCACTAGATGCGGTCATTCGCCATACATTATCAATACTTGCTTTTATAATTGGAACTATTGTTATTAGAAGTGTACAGTTGCGCTTTCTTATTAGATTAAAGCCAGACGAATCGCCTCAGCAAACATTTTTGAGAAATAAGCGCCAACAACAACTTCATCTGATAGTTTTGGCATATGAAATAACAATGATAATATTATCCATTTTCTTAGATATGTTAGGAAATACTGAAATAGCGGCCATGTTCTTGTCGATGGCAGTAGCAGGAGAATTGGAAGAATTTAGAAAAGTGCGAGGCCAAACGTTCACACCACTAACAATGACAAGTGATCTGAGAGCATTAGCCGAAGCAGTTTTTGATGAATCTGTTTCTCATGCGACAACAGCTAGACAGAATGCCATACAGACATTTGCTTTAATGTTTTGCTTTATAGCTGGAGCTACTTTAGTTGGGTATACGCAGACTGAGTTATCAAACAAAACCATTTTAATACCGCTAGTAATTTTAACAATATTGGCTTTATTTTTATTAGTTAATTATGTTAAATATTTTAAAAAGAAGCATGATTTTTAA
- the recQ gene encoding DNA helicase RecQ has protein sequence MKLEAILKEEFGYDTFRPGQKELIEMVLDGKKTMGIMPTGGGKSICYQLPATIMSGLTLVVSPLISLMKDQVDSLNEDGIPATFLNSTVEWHDREERMRYIESGAVKLLFVAPEKIVDEEFYSWLSSLDISLIAIDEAHVLSSWGHDFRSSYLEMIQPLKALSTDCAWLALTATATEEVQADLARILDVPDENIVKTGFDRDNLALKIERGVDKTDYVLNYVKSHENESGIIYAGRREDVDKIYNFLKENDVSVGRYHAGLSDIERHNQQEDFLFDRINVIVATNAFGMGINKTNVRYVLHFTVPGTIENYYQEVGRAGRDGLPAEAILLYTPADLRLHQFFINKSLGDDQYKLSLRKKLFEMSRYAETQTCLMKFILDYFGETDTQVCGRCSNCLDDREVVDVTADAQKALSCVVRMGQNFGKKMITRVLVGKDDVANDWHHFEKLSTFGIFEDRTLKETSRFIEFLAANGYLTGSGGKYPTLKLSKKGADVLKGKINVAKRQDLPKYKPENVTKSRTIVADGSFDMNLFEKLRALRTKWARKQALPPFMIFSDKTLKDMCVKNPITEADFLNVSGVGKVKLEQYGESFLNEIKEYQAEA, from the coding sequence TTGAAATTAGAAGCTATCTTAAAAGAAGAATTCGGTTATGATACGTTTCGGCCCGGTCAAAAAGAACTGATCGAAATGGTTTTGGATGGTAAAAAAACCATGGGTATCATGCCAACCGGTGGTGGTAAATCAATTTGCTATCAATTGCCAGCCACAATTATGTCAGGATTGACTTTAGTCGTCTCACCATTGATTTCTTTAATGAAAGATCAAGTAGATAGTTTGAATGAGGATGGTATTCCGGCTACTTTTTTGAACAGTACCGTTGAATGGCACGACCGTGAAGAAAGAATGCGCTATATCGAAAGCGGTGCAGTTAAACTGTTATTTGTCGCTCCAGAAAAGATTGTTGACGAAGAGTTTTACAGTTGGCTATCAAGTCTAGATATTTCATTGATTGCAATTGATGAAGCGCACGTTTTGTCGTCTTGGGGACATGATTTCCGGAGTAGTTATTTGGAAATGATCCAACCATTGAAAGCTTTGTCCACGGATTGTGCTTGGCTAGCTTTGACGGCGACCGCTACAGAAGAAGTTCAAGCCGATTTGGCTAGAATTTTGGATGTTCCTGATGAAAATATCGTTAAGACTGGCTTTGATCGTGATAATTTGGCTTTAAAGATTGAACGGGGCGTAGATAAAACTGATTATGTTTTGAATTACGTCAAGTCTCATGAAAATGAATCCGGCATTATTTATGCAGGTCGGCGTGAAGATGTTGATAAAATCTACAATTTTTTGAAAGAAAATGACGTTTCAGTTGGACGTTATCATGCTGGCTTAAGCGACATAGAACGCCACAATCAACAAGAAGATTTTTTGTTTGACCGTATTAACGTGATCGTAGCGACAAATGCCTTTGGAATGGGTATCAATAAGACTAATGTGCGCTATGTGCTGCATTTTACCGTACCTGGGACAATTGAGAATTACTATCAAGAAGTTGGTCGTGCGGGACGTGATGGCCTGCCAGCTGAAGCGATTTTGCTGTATACGCCAGCTGACTTACGATTGCATCAATTTTTCATCAATAAGTCCTTAGGCGATGACCAATACAAATTGAGTTTGCGTAAGAAGTTATTTGAAATGAGTCGTTACGCTGAAACGCAGACTTGTCTGATGAAATTCATCTTAGATTACTTTGGAGAGACCGATACGCAAGTCTGTGGTCGTTGCTCCAATTGTTTGGATGACCGCGAAGTAGTCGATGTAACCGCTGATGCTCAGAAAGCTTTGAGTTGTGTCGTTAGAATGGGGCAAAACTTCGGTAAGAAGATGATTACTAGAGTTTTAGTCGGCAAAGATGACGTAGCTAACGACTGGCATCATTTTGAAAAATTGTCAACCTTTGGTATTTTTGAAGATAGAACTTTAAAAGAAACGAGCCGTTTTATTGAATTTTTGGCAGCTAATGGCTATTTGACTGGATCAGGAGGTAAGTATCCAACTCTGAAATTGTCAAAAAAGGGTGCCGATGTCCTAAAGGGAAAAATCAACGTTGCTAAGCGTCAAGATCTTCCGAAATACAAGCCGGAAAACGTTACTAAGAGTAGGACCATTGTCGCTGATGGCAGTTTTGATATGAATCTATTCGAGAAATTACGTGCTTTACGAACAAAGTGGGCGAGAAAACAAGCTTTGCCACCATTTATGATTTTTTCAGATAAGACCCTAAAGGATATGTGCGTCAAGAATCCAATAACGGAAGCCGACTTTCTCAACGTCAGTGGAGTGGGGAAAGTGAAACTAGAGCAGTATGGTGAAAGCTTCTTAAATGAAATAAAAGAGTATCAAGCTGAAGCGTAG
- a CDS encoding FAD-dependent oxidoreductase — MQYDVLVIGGGVGGGSVALNLASRGFKVAIVEERDWGGTTINRGSTPKRALLASAETHFRMTQLVKDVAPLSWSEMASHSAKVVLAANQRYGNNLVNAGITTIEGHATFVNSNTILVHGQRYQAKTIVLATGARPRKLEFPGSQYMEHSASFLKASNLPDKITIVGAGIIAFALASIATEAGTKVTIVQHNRMALRIFDQGLVQTLISRLENAGVVFKFDNTIQNITELSTDSYQVTTNQDQFETKAVYCVAGRVPNTEDLNLSVTGVKVGPQGIKVDESLKTNDPRIFALGDCCDAPVPKLSNYAIYQGKYLGNNLQKPIQFPIKYPTPALTVFSIPKLGQVGISTQQAANKPELEIKTMDIKNWQTYARNGDDLAELKIIFNKGSQQIVGAEVLSQDADQLVDYLSLLIQQHVSAEDLQQQLFAYPSQASDLYGIWQSR, encoded by the coding sequence ATGCAATATGATGTTCTAGTTATTGGAGGCGGAGTAGGTGGCGGTTCTGTCGCTTTAAATTTGGCAAGTCGTGGATTTAAAGTAGCCATCGTTGAAGAACGTGACTGGGGTGGAACAACAATCAACCGTGGTAGTACTCCAAAACGTGCATTGTTAGCTAGCGCTGAAACGCATTTTCGGATGACTCAGTTAGTAAAAGATGTCGCACCACTTAGTTGGTCAGAAATGGCAAGTCATAGTGCCAAAGTGGTTTTGGCTGCTAATCAACGGTACGGAAATAATTTGGTCAATGCAGGAATAACAACTATCGAAGGTCACGCGACTTTTGTAAATTCAAATACAATTTTAGTTCATGGTCAAAGATACCAAGCTAAAACGATTGTCTTAGCAACTGGTGCTCGCCCTAGAAAATTAGAGTTCCCTGGAAGTCAATATATGGAACACAGTGCTAGTTTTCTAAAAGCTTCTAATTTACCTGACAAGATAACGATTGTTGGTGCAGGAATCATTGCATTCGCATTGGCTAGTATAGCTACGGAAGCAGGAACGAAAGTAACAATCGTTCAACATAATCGAATGGCATTAAGGATTTTTGATCAAGGTTTAGTTCAAACTCTAATTAGCCGCTTGGAGAATGCTGGGGTAGTGTTTAAATTTGATAATACCATCCAAAATATTACTGAACTATCAACTGATTCTTACCAAGTAACTACAAATCAAGATCAATTCGAAACAAAAGCCGTTTACTGTGTTGCTGGAAGGGTGCCAAATACAGAAGATTTGAATTTATCGGTCACTGGTGTAAAGGTTGGTCCACAAGGTATCAAAGTTGATGAAAGCCTAAAGACTAACGACCCCCGAATTTTTGCACTTGGTGATTGTTGTGATGCGCCTGTCCCCAAACTAAGCAATTACGCTATCTATCAGGGTAAATACTTAGGCAATAACCTACAGAAACCAATACAATTTCCAATTAAATATCCAACACCTGCCTTGACTGTATTCAGCATACCTAAGTTAGGACAAGTGGGAATTAGTACACAACAAGCTGCTAACAAGCCAGAATTAGAAATTAAAACGATGGATATAAAGAATTGGCAAACTTATGCCCGTAATGGTGATGATTTAGCAGAATTAAAAATTATTTTCAATAAGGGTAGTCAACAAATCGTTGGAGCAGAAGTTTTGAGTCAAGATGCAGATCAATTAGTTGATTACTTATCATTACTAATTCAACAACATGTCAGTGCTGAAGATTTACAACAACAATTATTTGCTTATCCTAGCCAAGCTAGTGATTTATATGGAATTTGGCAATCAAGATAA
- a CDS encoding TetR/AcrR family transcriptional regulator, which produces MEQAFEDLNDWLMTSEMPFGKKQVLKAAINLFSKQGYDGTSTAQIAEASGMSQATIFKYYKSKEDLLLVILKPLIEHLLPVYGKEFAKKLSQQDQNLANMIHFIVQDRYSFLVQNKDAVMILISQLLINQQIKDNVLQKIVDVKDIFEQNVWLPLKKTGELRDDLDVAGFLRIVVSQIIFYFIQTQRISIADEKTIQIGLKQIEVSILRAIEK; this is translated from the coding sequence ATGGAACAAGCATTTGAGGATCTAAACGACTGGTTGATGACTAGTGAGATGCCATTTGGCAAGAAACAAGTTTTAAAAGCGGCTATTAATTTGTTTTCTAAGCAAGGTTATGATGGTACGTCCACTGCACAAATTGCTGAAGCTTCAGGGATGAGTCAGGCGACTATTTTTAAGTACTACAAATCTAAAGAAGACCTGCTACTAGTTATCTTAAAACCACTAATTGAGCATTTACTACCAGTTTATGGAAAAGAGTTTGCCAAAAAATTGTCTCAGCAAGACCAAAATTTAGCTAATATGATTCATTTCATCGTTCAAGATCGTTATAGCTTTTTAGTACAGAATAAAGATGCGGTAATGATCTTGATTTCACAATTGTTGATCAATCAGCAGATTAAAGATAACGTTTTGCAAAAAATCGTGGACGTGAAAGATATTTTTGAACAAAATGTCTGGTTACCGTTAAAAAAGACTGGTGAGTTGAGGGATGACTTAGATGTAGCAGGCTTTTTGAGAATAGTCGTCAGTCAGATTATCTTCTATTTCATTCAAACGCAACGAATTTCTATCGCCGATGAAAAAACAATTCAAATTGGCTTGAAACAGATTGAAGTCAGCATTTTAAGAGCAATTGAAAAATAA
- the murQ gene encoding N-acetylmuramic acid 6-phosphate etherase has product MDLTKLSTETRNQKSMELDTMSVAEILQLMNSEDQTVPLAIQKQLPQIENAVEIIIQQFKKGGRLIYLGAGTSGRLGVLDAAECVPTFGTDPSLVQGLIAGGQSAMTVAVEGAEDSLSLAEEDLKKLDLNEDDAVVGLAASGRTPYVIGALKYAQTVQAATISIACNENAEISKFAKYPIEVVTGPEVLTGSTRLKAGTAQKLVLNMISTTSMIKLGKAYQNLMIDVKPTNDKLVERAKRIIMQATDCDYQTAADTLKAADQDVKVAIIMILTGSDKDNAVKNLKQNDGFVRKAMKED; this is encoded by the coding sequence ATGGATTTAACAAAATTAAGTACTGAAACACGTAATCAAAAAAGTATGGAACTAGATACCATGTCAGTCGCTGAAATCTTACAACTAATGAATTCAGAAGACCAAACAGTGCCACTCGCTATTCAAAAACAATTGCCACAAATAGAAAACGCCGTAGAGATCATTATTCAACAATTCAAAAAGGGTGGCCGTTTGATTTATTTAGGGGCTGGTACTAGTGGCCGTTTGGGGGTTTTGGATGCCGCTGAGTGCGTACCTACTTTTGGAACCGACCCATCTCTAGTTCAAGGCTTGATTGCCGGTGGTCAGAGTGCCATGACTGTTGCTGTCGAAGGTGCTGAAGACTCACTCAGCTTAGCCGAAGAAGATTTGAAAAAGCTCGACTTAAATGAAGACGATGCCGTCGTTGGCTTAGCCGCTAGTGGTCGCACACCTTACGTTATCGGAGCTTTAAAGTACGCTCAAACGGTTCAAGCAGCAACTATCAGTATCGCTTGCAACGAAAATGCTGAAATTTCAAAATTTGCCAAATATCCAATCGAAGTAGTTACTGGACCAGAAGTCTTGACTGGTTCAACTCGTCTCAAGGCTGGAACAGCTCAAAAACTAGTCTTAAATATGATCTCTACTACTTCAATGATCAAGCTCGGCAAAGCTTATCAAAACTTGATGATCGACGTTAAGCCTACTAACGATAAATTAGTTGAACGTGCCAAAAGAATCATCATGCAAGCAACAGACTGCGATTACCAAACAGCAGCTGATACGTTAAAAGCTGCCGACCAAGACGTTAAAGTCGCAATTATTATGATTTTAACTGGTAGCGACAAAGATAACGCCGTCAAGAATCTCAAGCAAAATGATGGCTTTGTCAGAAAAGCTATGAAGGAGGATTAA